One Kiritimatiellales bacterium genomic window carries:
- a CDS encoding NifB/NifX family molybdenum-iron cluster-binding protein, whose translation MKIAIPTANGKLCMHFGHCEVFTILTVDEKNKAVLAREYLTPPPHEPGVLPRWLGEQKVSVIIAGGMGQRAQELFKEQNITVVVGAPSAGPEALAAGYLSGTLIPGENVCDH comes from the coding sequence ATGAAAATTGCCATTCCAACCGCAAACGGGAAACTGTGTATGCACTTCGGGCATTGCGAAGTGTTTACAATTTTGACTGTGGATGAAAAAAACAAAGCGGTCCTTGCGCGGGAATACCTCACTCCGCCGCCGCATGAGCCGGGAGTTCTGCCCCGCTGGCTCGGTGAACAGAAGGTCAGTGTCATCATCGCCGGCGGCATGGGACAGCGCGCGCAGGAGCTGTTTAAAGAGCAGAACATCACCGTCGTAGTCGGCGCGCCCTCCGCCGGGCCGGAAGCACTGGCTGCCGGCTATTTAAGCGGAACACTGATCCCCGGCGAAAACGTCTGCGATCATTGA